Proteins co-encoded in one Euzebya rosea genomic window:
- a CDS encoding GNAT family N-acetyltransferase, producing MDEVTLMLRPEMPGDAEAVASVHRAAFPVPEGADEPMEVGLVAALRDGGHLLEGVTLVAEVDDRVVGHVACSRGWVGSGSAGGVPAVGIGPIGVLPAVQGRGVGAALMTTVTRLATDAGETLLALLGDPAWYARFGYVTSTDVGVEAPDPAWGVHFQVRPLVPDHPTGRFHYAPPF from the coding sequence GTGGACGAGGTGACGTTGATGCTGCGGCCGGAGATGCCCGGGGACGCCGAGGCGGTGGCGTCGGTGCACCGTGCCGCGTTCCCCGTGCCGGAGGGTGCCGATGAGCCGATGGAGGTCGGGCTGGTCGCGGCGCTGCGCGACGGCGGGCACCTGCTGGAGGGGGTGACGCTGGTCGCGGAGGTCGACGACCGCGTCGTCGGCCACGTCGCCTGTTCGCGGGGCTGGGTGGGGTCGGGGTCCGCCGGCGGGGTCCCGGCGGTGGGCATCGGGCCGATCGGCGTGCTGCCGGCCGTGCAGGGGCGCGGGGTCGGCGCGGCGCTGATGACCACGGTGACCCGGCTGGCCACCGATGCCGGCGAGACGCTGCTGGCCCTGCTGGGCGACCCGGCCTGGTACGCCCGGTTCGGCTACGTCACCTCCACCGACGTGGGCGTGGAGGCACCCGACCCGGCGTGGGGCGTCCACTTCCAGGTCCGCCCGCTGGTGCCCGACCACCCCACGGGCCGGTTCCACTACGCCCCACCGTTCTGA
- a CDS encoding Lrp/AsnC ligand binding domain-containing protein has product MVSAYILILTEVGKAAEVAAAVAEIPGVKAADDVTGPYDVVVRAEAKDMDELGRLVVARVQSIEGIDRTLTCPVVHL; this is encoded by the coding sequence GTGGTTTCCGCCTACATCCTCATCCTGACCGAGGTCGGCAAGGCCGCCGAGGTCGCGGCCGCGGTCGCGGAGATCCCCGGGGTGAAGGCCGCCGATGACGTCACCGGCCCCTACGACGTCGTGGTGCGTGCGGAGGCCAAGGACATGGACGAGCTCGGCCGGCTGGTCGTCGCCCGCGTGCAGTCCATCGAGGGCATCGACCGGACGCTCACGTGCCCGGTCGTGCACCTCTAG
- the thiL gene encoding thiamine-phosphate kinase, with product MTSRGEFQRLADLGRHLAGSSPAVPVGVGDDAAVVRIGEQDVVVCVDVIVDGVHFRTDLSSPADVGWKAMAVNVSDLAAMGAIPHAAVVGLQRTAALTEEVIDQLYAGMAEAGREWGVAIVGGDTVTAPVWSVSLTALGRPAADRSITRAGARPGDRLVLVGTLGAAATALWADGEGVAVPPDLLAAHRRPRALPASGVALARAGATAMIDISDGLGADAGHLARASAVDLHIDRTAVMAAVPSTAVDLLPDHLLHRVALGGGEDFALLATVPADHADAVAEALDATAEAPWRWIGTAGTSGEEGTPAVWLDGLGGPDRIDTWGYDHG from the coding sequence ATGACCTCCAGGGGCGAGTTCCAGCGGCTGGCCGACCTCGGCCGTCACCTCGCGGGCAGCAGCCCGGCGGTGCCCGTCGGCGTCGGCGACGACGCGGCGGTCGTGCGGATCGGCGAGCAGGACGTCGTCGTCTGCGTGGACGTGATCGTCGACGGGGTGCACTTCCGCACCGACCTGTCCTCACCTGCCGACGTCGGCTGGAAGGCCATGGCGGTCAACGTCAGCGACCTCGCCGCGATGGGGGCGATCCCGCACGCGGCGGTGGTCGGGCTGCAGCGCACCGCGGCGCTGACCGAGGAGGTCATCGACCAGCTGTACGCCGGCATGGCCGAGGCCGGCCGGGAATGGGGAGTGGCCATCGTCGGCGGCGACACGGTGACCGCGCCGGTGTGGTCGGTCTCCCTCACCGCGCTGGGTCGCCCGGCGGCGGACCGGTCGATCACCCGTGCGGGTGCCCGTCCCGGCGACCGCCTGGTGCTGGTCGGGACGCTCGGGGCGGCGGCGACCGCGCTGTGGGCCGACGGCGAGGGCGTGGCCGTGCCGCCGGACCTGCTGGCCGCGCATCGTCGACCGCGCGCCCTCCCCGCCTCCGGGGTGGCCCTGGCCCGAGCCGGTGCGACGGCGATGATCGACATCTCCGACGGGCTGGGCGCCGACGCCGGGCACCTCGCCCGCGCCTCCGCCGTGGACCTGCACATCGACCGCACCGCCGTCATGGCCGCCGTCCCCTCCACCGCGGTCGACCTGCTGCCCGACCACCTGCTGCACCGCGTCGCGCTGGGCGGCGGCGAGGACTTCGCGTTGCTGGCCACCGTCCCCGCCGACCACGCCGATGCCGTCGCCGAGGCGCTGGACGCCACCGCCGAGGCACCCTGGCGCTGGATCGGCACCGCCGGGACCTCGGGGGAGGAGGGGACCCCAGCCGTCTGGCTCGACGGCCTCGGCGGCCCCGACCGCATCGACACGTGGGGCTACGACCACGGGTGA
- a CDS encoding D-alanine--D-alanine ligase family protein: MSQETDDTQTADKPRVLVLFGGRSSEHEVSCLSARGVLWAIDPDIYDVVSVGITRSGRWTLMPHGVPRTREGTLPAVPEDGETVTLVQTRVGPRLMLLPDDVEAGAEDVVDADRGRTVDLGGIDICFPVLHGPYGEDGTIQGLLASVGVPYVGADVAASAIAVDKRQMKHVFAAAGLPQVAHDVVRRADWERDPEGELARIEGLLEYPVFTKPARQGSSIGISRCTDTASLRAGVEDALGYDRVVIVERGLDGVRELECGVIGNDDPVITAPGETIHTGASFYDFDAKYLEPVKLQCPADVPDDVIERCRDYAAQAYDAVGARGLARVDFFYLPDGDEVLVNEINTIPGLTPQSMFPPVWEAQGMAFRQLIDRLLAYAMEASEESLRYSP, encoded by the coding sequence ATGAGCCAGGAAACCGACGACACGCAGACGGCGGACAAGCCGCGCGTCCTGGTCCTGTTCGGGGGCCGATCCAGCGAGCACGAGGTGTCGTGCCTGTCGGCCCGGGGGGTGCTGTGGGCCATCGACCCCGACATCTACGACGTCGTCAGCGTCGGGATCACCCGCAGCGGCCGCTGGACGCTGATGCCACACGGCGTGCCGCGGACCCGCGAGGGCACCCTTCCGGCGGTGCCCGAGGACGGCGAGACGGTGACGCTGGTCCAGACGCGCGTCGGCCCGCGCCTGATGCTGCTGCCCGACGACGTCGAGGCAGGGGCCGAGGACGTCGTCGACGCCGACCGGGGTCGCACCGTCGACCTCGGCGGGATCGACATCTGCTTCCCGGTGCTGCACGGCCCCTACGGGGAGGACGGCACCATCCAGGGGCTGCTGGCCAGCGTCGGGGTGCCCTATGTCGGCGCTGACGTGGCCGCCAGCGCCATCGCGGTGGACAAGCGACAGATGAAGCACGTGTTCGCCGCGGCCGGGCTGCCCCAGGTCGCCCACGACGTCGTTCGCCGTGCCGACTGGGAGCGCGATCCGGAGGGTGAGCTCGCCCGGATCGAGGGGCTGCTGGAGTACCCGGTGTTCACCAAGCCGGCCCGTCAGGGGTCGTCGATCGGCATCAGCCGGTGCACCGACACCGCCAGCCTCCGTGCCGGGGTGGAGGATGCGCTGGGCTACGACCGGGTGGTCATCGTCGAGCGTGGCCTGGACGGCGTCCGCGAGCTGGAGTGCGGCGTCATCGGCAACGACGACCCCGTCATCACCGCGCCGGGCGAGACGATCCACACGGGTGCGTCGTTCTACGACTTCGACGCCAAGTACCTCGAGCCGGTCAAGCTGCAGTGCCCCGCCGACGTGCCCGACGACGTGATCGAGCGCTGCCGTGATTACGCCGCGCAGGCCTACGACGCCGTCGGTGCCCGCGGGCTGGCCCGCGTCGACTTCTTCTACCTGCCCGACGGGGACGAGGTGCTGGTCAACGAGATCAACACGATCCCCGGCCTGACCCCGCAGTCGATGTTCCCGCCCGTGTGGGAGGCCCAGGGGATGGCGTTCCGCCAGCTCATCGACCGCCTGCTGGCCTACGCGATGGAGGCCAGCGAGGAGTCGCTCCGCTACTCGCCCTGA
- a CDS encoding dodecin family protein: MPVLNSIELEGVSSIGWDDAAQDAVREAGRTLRRIMRLDVLAVGVGVDAEGEREYRTTIRLFFEVDRQP, translated from the coding sequence ATGCCGGTCCTCAACTCGATCGAACTCGAAGGCGTCTCCAGCATCGGCTGGGACGACGCCGCTCAGGATGCCGTGCGCGAAGCCGGCCGGACGTTGCGGCGCATCATGCGCCTGGACGTCCTGGCCGTGGGCGTGGGGGTCGACGCGGAGGGGGAACGGGAGTACCGGACGACCATCCGCCTGTTCTTCGAGGTCGACCGGCAGCCGTGA